A genomic segment from Candidatus Zixiibacteriota bacterium encodes:
- a CDS encoding corrinoid protein, whose amino-acid sequence MTILKQIAEHLEKGNADDVAELTRKAIEQKTDLQTILNDGLIAGMTVVGRKFKQHEIFLPDVLMAARAMYAGMDILKPLMIEEGIPSLGKVVLGTVKGDLHDIGKNLVAIMLRGAGFDVIDLGKDVPPEKFLDEAEKSGASIIGMSALLTTTMPVMQHVIELARQRGLYGKVHFLVGGAPLSAEYAGKIGADAYCFDGISAVERAKNIMGVT is encoded by the coding sequence ATGACCATTCTAAAGCAAATTGCCGAGCATCTGGAAAAAGGTAATGCCGACGATGTCGCCGAACTGACCCGGAAAGCCATCGAACAAAAGACTGACTTACAGACAATTCTTAATGACGGCCTCATTGCCGGCATGACGGTCGTCGGACGCAAATTCAAACAACATGAGATATTCCTGCCCGATGTTCTCATGGCCGCCCGAGCCATGTATGCCGGTATGGATATACTCAAGCCCCTCATGATCGAGGAAGGTATCCCCTCACTGGGCAAAGTAGTCCTCGGTACCGTCAAAGGTGACCTCCACGACATCGGCAAAAATCTTGTGGCCATCATGCTCCGCGGCGCCGGCTTCGATGTCATTGACCTCGGCAAAGATGTTCCTCCGGAAAAATTCCTCGATGAAGCCGAAAAATCAGGCGCCTCGATAATCGGCATGTCAGCCCTGCTGACTACGACCATGCCCGTTATGCAGCACGTCATCGAACTCGCCCGACAACGCGGCCTATACGGCAAAGTCCATTTCCTCGTCGGCGGCGCCCCTCTCTCCGCCGAATACGCCGGTAAAATCGGCGCCGATGCTTACTGCTTCGATGGCATCAGCGCCGTCGAACGCGCCAAAAACATTATGGGAGTCACGTAG